The genomic interval GGTGTGGGTCGTCAGCATTGCCAACTTCTTCGTCTATATCGTGCGCATCGGCATCATGGACTGGGCGCCCAAGTATCTGCAGGAAGCCAAGGGCTTTGATATCAAACAGGCGAGCTACGCGCTGTCCGGTTTTGAAATCGCGGGCATCTTCGGCGCTTTTGCCTCGGGCTGGATTTCCGACAAGATCTTCAAGGGTCGTCGCGGTCCCGTCTCGGTTTTCTTCATGCTGCTTCTGATCGTGGGCGTGGGCATACTCTTTTATGTGCCGTCCGGTCAGCTGGGTATGATGTCGGTGATCTTCGCCGCGCTGGGCTTTTTGGTCTATGGGCCGCAGCTGCTCGTGGCCGTGGCCGCAGCCGACTTCGCCACCAAGCAGGCGGCGTCCAGCGCTGTGGGTCTCACGGGGCTGCTTGGTTATATGGGAGCTTCTGTCTGCGGTGTCACCACCGGAGTTCTGGTGGATCGCTTCGGTTGGAATGCGGCGATACTCTTTTATCTGGCTTCGGCTATCCTGGGCTGCCTGCTCCTGGCCTTGACCTGGTTCAAGAGCGCCCACAACGCCACGCCGGATTCAGTGCATCACTAAACCTGCCGTTTCAAGGCCCGGAACGGGCCTTTTGAAACCGGTCGGCAGCGCCTTCATCTCGATCAGTTTCAGGATGAGTTTGATCAGGCCCGTCATCGACTCACACTGAAGGAAGGCGCGATTTTCATAATAGTCCGCCAGCTGAGTCCGAAGCGCGATGATATTCTCATGCGGCGCCAGCGTGCTGCCTTCCAGCGCATTGAAGAGTCCTTCCAAACGCAGGATCTCCGAGCGGGTTCGGCGGAAAAACTGCGCCCGCTCCTCCTGCTGATACTGATGCACGGATTCAATCGACAGGTGATCGAGCACGAGCTTCACATAGGGGAAGTTCTGTTTGAAAAATTGCGGCAGGTAGACCTTCAGCGAGGGTTCGAAGCACTGCTGGTCAAAGTCGATCGAGCGGATACGGAAATAATTCTGTTCAAAGTCCATGGTCACGTCGATCACGAAGTTGGCGGCGTGCATGTCCCCCAAGAGGCGCAGGACGCAACGCTCATTGAACTTCACGAATTCCTTGGCGAGGCGCACGCGGCTCGTATCATCCTGATCCAGTTTCTTCTGCAGGAACACATCACCCGGAATCCCGTAGATGTGCTCCTCGACCAGCGTGTCACCGGAATAAAGGTAGGAAATGCGGTTGGGCGAAAGCAGGTGCTCCAGCTCCAGGCCGAAGATCCGGGACATGTCGGCTTTTTTGAGATAAAAATAATCGAAGTTATCATTCAATCGGTTGATCACCCGCACCCGGAAAGGGGAGGTGTTCGCGTAAAGGCAGAGGTCGATGCGATCGACTTCCAGATGCCGCACGTGAAGGCCTGAGCCTCCGGCTCGCAGATGCGAGTAAATCTCCAGCAGCGCGTCGTGCAAAGGTCGCCTGACCGCGGGTGCGTAGCAGAGCGTGGACCAATAGGTATCCTGTCCTTGGGCATCATAGAGCGGCAGGGCCTCCACGTAGTCATGAAGTTCGTCGTAACAGATCGGGAGCTTGATTCCGCGATCATGTTGGCGAAGGTAGCGAGAAAATGGCAATGTGACTGAGTAGCTCAGCTTACGTTTCTCGATCAACTTCATGGACACCTCGAAATACGTAGTCTCCAGACGCATCTGCGCAGGAAAGTCAGCATTTGTCAAGTCCGATGCCTCGTTCCGGGGCGCCCTGCCGCTCTCTGGATTCAAAATTGTGATTTAGGTGAAAATCTGGGAAAATCAGACTCGCACTCTAGATCAAACGGAGAACCACGGAATGAGCGGCGAACTCTTATCCGCCGAAGACATGCGCCGCATTCGAGTCGAGTGGCGCACGGAAGCCGAAGATCGTATCCGCGCGGCTGCGGCGGTTCTTGGCCGCAGGGCCCGGGATGAGGCCGACGCTCCGCTCATGAAGGACCTCATGCGGGTCCTTCATTCTCTGAAGGGAACCGCCGCGATGGTAGGTTTCCGCGAGGTGGCGGAATTCGTCCATCAGATGGAAGATTACTGCGAAATGTTTCGCGGGCAAAATCCGGTGCCGTTCAGCCATTTTTCAGTGGAGCTCATGGAAAAGGCTCTGGAGGAACTCCTCGAGATCGTGGAAACGGCCGACGCTGACCATGATCCGGTCGTCGGCTCGTCTGCGGTTCGGAACGAACTGAAGACAGCGACCGAGGGCCTCTTGCGCGAAAAGGAACTTCATTTCACAGAACCGGAACTGCCGCCCCGGTCGCAGGACGCAATCAAATGGCCGGTCATCACCGCGCTTGATGAGCTGAAAAAAGACCTCACGATCTGCCCCAGCTGTCCCTTCATCAAGGAAAGCTATCGAACTCTTCATTCGAAACACCTCAGCTCCGATGAATTGGAAAAACAGCTCACGACCCTGAACAGTCTTAAGATTGAACCGTGCATCCTTCTGGTTGATGATGAGCCGGGCTTGACCCAGGTGGTCGGCGACCTCATCAAGCTTATCCTGCCCCGCGCGCGTCTGATCGAGGCGGATACGGGCGCAAAAGCCTTGAATCTTCTCAGCTCGGTCATGGGTGATCAGATTGATCTTGTGATCGTCGACCTTGAGATCATTGATATGAGTGGGCTCGCTGTACTGCGTTCGCTACATGAGCTTAAAAGTCGGAGCGAAGTTTTTGCCAATGGCATGATCATGACCGCCCACAAACCCTCCGAACAGGACCTGCATGAAGGTCTGCAGTTGGGCGTTCGCGAGTTCCTGCTCAAGCCATTTGGCATTGATCATCTTTTAACAAGTCTGATCGGCCCCATCCGCGAAGCCATGATGAGCCGTTTGCTTGTCAGTATCGTTTCCTACAGCCAGCGGGTTTACATGGGTTTCAACCGACTGGAGCGTGAACCCGATGTTCAGCTTCAAATCGGTATCCGCCGAGAGATTCACAACATGCTCACGCAGATGGCGAAAGCGCAGCGTAGTCTTCAGGACGCTCAAATGCTACCGTTCTGCTGAATGATCACCCAGCACAACGGCAGAAGGAATGCATTCAAACCGTGGCTGTGCTCAGCACCGTATAGCCAGCCTCCTCGATTTCAGCGGCGAGCGTCTTCGGATCCTCGACGCTATCCACTTTCACCAGCTTGGACGCCAAATCCACCTGAACCTTCGCCCGGCTATCGAGTTTGGTCAGCGACTTCGTGATGGCCTGGACACAGTGATTGCAGGTCATGCCCTCGACTTTAAATTCGTACATCGAAAGATCCTCCTTCCATAAGTTGATTCCAGAATCGGCCTTCCCACGGTGGGAGGGTCAAGGAAAATAATCTCTCTGGCCACTGTAAAATTTTTTGACAGTGATTTCGCCTTATTCCTTCCTGATTCTCGTGACTTACCGCCATATTTACTGGTCTATTTCCTGCAGGGTTGGCGCGGATCTCTGGCCTTTTCACGCACGAGGATACGCATGAAAAATCTCCTGCTGCTTACGCTCCTGGCCGCGACCTCCTTTCACTGCCATTCCCAGTCCTCAAGTCGCGTCGCGACTCTGGAAGCGCCCAAGGCTGCGCCTTTATCTGCGGCCAGTTCCATCGTGAACACGACCTATAATACCTGGGAAAAGGATGGCCGCTGGGAAGCGAGCATGGGGCCTTTGAATCCCAGCAAAGGCGGCATCGTCTGTGATAACGTCGATGAAAAATTTCGGACGGGCGACTATGCGCTCTGGTTTGTGGCGCCGAGTGATGTGATGCCCGAGCTGGGGCTGAAACGCTGCGGCCCCAATGT from Oligoflexus sp. carries:
- a CDS encoding response regulator; translation: MSGELLSAEDMRRIRVEWRTEAEDRIRAAAAVLGRRARDEADAPLMKDLMRVLHSLKGTAAMVGFREVAEFVHQMEDYCEMFRGQNPVPFSHFSVELMEKALEELLEIVETADADHDPVVGSSAVRNELKTATEGLLREKELHFTEPELPPRSQDAIKWPVITALDELKKDLTICPSCPFIKESYRTLHSKHLSSDELEKQLTTLNSLKIEPCILLVDDEPGLTQVVGDLIKLILPRARLIEADTGAKALNLLSSVMGDQIDLVIVDLEIIDMSGLAVLRSLHELKSRSEVFANGMIMTAHKPSEQDLHEGLQLGVREFLLKPFGIDHLLTSLIGPIREAMMSRLLVSIVSYSQRVYMGFNRLEREPDVQLQIGIRREIHNMLTQMAKAQRSLQDAQMLPFC
- a CDS encoding heavy-metal-associated domain-containing protein, which translates into the protein MYEFKVEGMTCNHCVQAITKSLTKLDSRAKVQVDLASKLVKVDSVEDPKTLAAEIEEAGYTVLSTATV